In Microvenator marinus, one genomic interval encodes:
- a CDS encoding HEAT repeat domain-containing protein, with protein sequence MRNLIFALIFASSATLAAQEAPTLTPRLPVGAIGPAPTQTHDHDHDHQVDEPSKDVSPAERLRFLLSGYHYFPTQEDLLKVAEADEVAGMLRTIAQDIDERPTMRMKALDALMYFNDAATLVYVEHIALNDPAAPEELLRTEQLMQHHAIMTFAKLKKKDSVPSLEKLLSHNDIQVQMTAISALGKHGGQPGLETLEKAAPKAELPAVKREFRKYVKF encoded by the coding sequence ATGAGAAACCTCATTTTTGCCCTTATCTTTGCTTCGAGTGCCACCCTTGCCGCGCAAGAGGCACCGACGTTGACGCCGCGCCTCCCGGTCGGTGCCATCGGTCCTGCCCCGACTCAGACGCACGATCACGACCACGATCATCAGGTCGACGAGCCTTCCAAGGATGTTTCCCCCGCTGAGCGCCTGCGTTTTCTTCTGAGTGGTTACCACTATTTCCCGACGCAAGAGGACCTTCTTAAGGTCGCCGAAGCTGACGAGGTGGCGGGTATGCTTCGCACGATCGCTCAAGATATCGATGAGCGTCCAACCATGCGTATGAAGGCACTCGATGCCCTGATGTATTTCAACGATGCCGCGACCCTCGTTTACGTGGAACATATCGCGTTGAATGACCCGGCGGCGCCCGAAGAATTGCTCCGCACCGAGCAGCTTATGCAGCATCACGCCATCATGACCTTTGCCAAGCTCAAGAAGAAAGATTCCGTTCCCTCACTCGAAAAACTTCTTTCACACAACGACATTCAAGTGCAAATGACGGCGATTTCAGCGCTCGGAAAACATGGCGGCCAGCCGGGACTTGAGACACTAGAAAAAGCCGCACCCAAAGCTGAATTGCCCGCGGTCAAACGTGAATTCCGAAAATACGTGAAATTCTAG
- a CDS encoding M43 family zinc metalloprotease, with the protein MRRLVFVIALGGLGGLGGCDEITEFIDSISDGAPCVADGACLGGKCLTDDLGYPGGYCTSLSCETNGCGGWGSECFRTEIAGSDVTACYQLCNYDGTCDRADEGYRCVQLNDSPVCLPPTASNAPVQGAIGSACSTNSQCNGDDAVCDSSFFGGYCTRYDCTSNEDCLGSNPCVVLNPDAAPEEQRSACLQACADGDDCRFGFGCQSFNGEDVCLEGETTVVRNPDGANDGAECVASLNCKGGTCIREQEQEGGDVAYPGGYCTTRDCSTNDDCNGGICVSRARSTTCLEACESNSDCRQGYECRETPEGSVCDSAVEYIAPTADDNDFQVVCQSNKTLDFTIPDGALGFYITPFTQTGAKVTPQTLTKPDGSTLNIPNDYEFLAVNPEILGSMAPLLFPASDASRFANAFGGGDYSLTVSTSAPEVCYYVIPKTEEGRTLDVNFYFVGTQVDAAAARNSQDVAAVMRVVQNIYSSMGVTARVANYFDANATVTQQYRILRDFYDVFDLVATSTDPGDTVDEKLSVNVFLIEDFNISEAPGLLGVSTGIPGVSGIHGSSGSGLVFSAKSLGRDNPQLGQTMAHEIGHFLGLRHTTEHGGSAHDPITDTPECLIPDLASLCGDSTNFMFAFSLGSGQTRATQGQAFVVRRSALVK; encoded by the coding sequence ATGCGCCGTTTAGTATTTGTGATTGCTCTGGGGGGCTTGGGTGGACTTGGGGGTTGCGACGAGATCACAGAGTTCATCGACAGCATCTCGGATGGCGCACCCTGTGTGGCCGATGGAGCCTGTCTTGGCGGCAAGTGCTTGACTGATGACCTTGGCTATCCCGGTGGATATTGCACCTCACTTTCCTGCGAAACCAACGGATGTGGTGGGTGGGGCTCGGAGTGCTTCCGAACCGAAATCGCCGGCTCGGACGTCACGGCCTGCTACCAACTCTGCAATTATGACGGAACCTGCGACCGCGCGGACGAAGGCTATCGTTGCGTTCAACTCAATGATTCACCGGTCTGCCTTCCGCCAACCGCGTCAAACGCGCCGGTCCAAGGTGCCATCGGCTCAGCCTGTAGCACCAACTCTCAATGCAACGGCGACGATGCTGTCTGCGACTCATCATTCTTCGGCGGCTATTGCACACGCTACGACTGTACGTCGAACGAAGACTGCCTCGGGTCCAACCCCTGTGTAGTCCTCAACCCCGACGCCGCGCCGGAAGAGCAGAGAAGCGCTTGCCTTCAGGCGTGCGCTGACGGCGACGATTGCCGTTTTGGTTTCGGATGCCAGTCCTTTAACGGCGAGGATGTTTGCCTCGAAGGCGAAACCACGGTGGTCCGAAATCCGGACGGCGCCAATGACGGTGCAGAGTGCGTGGCGAGCCTGAACTGCAAAGGGGGTACGTGCATTCGTGAGCAAGAGCAAGAGGGCGGTGATGTGGCCTACCCTGGCGGCTATTGCACCACAAGAGACTGCTCAACCAATGACGATTGCAACGGCGGAATCTGCGTCTCTCGCGCCCGTTCAACCACATGCCTCGAAGCGTGCGAATCCAACTCGGATTGCCGGCAGGGCTACGAATGCCGCGAAACCCCCGAAGGTAGCGTGTGTGACTCCGCCGTCGAGTACATCGCGCCAACCGCAGATGACAACGACTTCCAAGTCGTCTGTCAGTCGAACAAGACCTTGGATTTCACCATCCCTGATGGCGCACTCGGCTTCTACATCACGCCGTTTACCCAGACCGGGGCCAAGGTGACGCCGCAAACCCTCACCAAACCTGACGGGTCCACCCTAAACATTCCGAACGACTACGAGTTCTTGGCCGTCAATCCCGAAATCCTCGGTAGCATGGCGCCGCTTCTCTTCCCGGCGAGTGACGCCTCTCGATTTGCGAACGCTTTTGGCGGTGGTGATTATAGTTTGACCGTGAGCACCTCCGCCCCAGAAGTCTGCTACTACGTGATTCCCAAAACCGAAGAAGGGCGTACGCTCGACGTGAACTTCTACTTCGTGGGAACTCAGGTGGATGCAGCGGCGGCACGAAACTCACAAGACGTAGCGGCCGTGATGCGGGTCGTTCAAAACATCTATTCGTCCATGGGCGTGACCGCACGCGTCGCAAACTACTTCGATGCCAACGCGACTGTGACTCAACAATACAGGATCTTGAGAGATTTTTACGACGTCTTCGACCTCGTTGCGACGAGCACGGATCCCGGCGACACCGTTGACGAAAAGCTCAGTGTTAACGTCTTCCTCATCGAAGATTTCAATATCTCGGAGGCCCCAGGACTCCTGGGTGTGTCCACGGGAATCCCCGGAGTCTCTGGAATTCACGGAAGCTCTGGGTCCGGCCTTGTGTTCAGCGCTAAATCGCTCGGGCGTGATAACCCGCAGCTCGGTCAAACTATGGCCCACGAGATTGGGCACTTCCTCGGGCTTCGCCACACCACCGAGCACGGCGGCTCAGCTCACGACCCGATCACAGACACCCCAGAATGCCTGATTCCAGATCTTGCGTCGCTTTGCGGTGATTCAACCAATTTCATGTTCGCCTTCTCGCTCGGAAGTGGCCAAACACGCGCCACACAAGGCCAGGCCTTTGTTGTCCGAAGAAGCGCACTCGTCAAATAA